Proteins co-encoded in one Rhopalosiphum maidis isolate BTI-1 chromosome 2, ASM367621v3, whole genome shotgun sequence genomic window:
- the LOC113551358 gene encoding peroxidase-like, giving the protein MERVTILLVLLVGLLCDCDNFQNERNKPNAYTYDLPKTRARNEIIKTNNIQSEETQNFTMSDELLLDQCPSKIPSLMDPSMSIGFLQPQEVSLADQCFPRPHCDFFNPFRTMDGSCNNLQYPTWGQANTASTRIIQANYSDGYAQPRKSISGRELPNARKIRKSILEDIDKTSSKNNLFVMQYAQIVTHDIEFTLLKESGSNGPLKCCNEDGSTPEILPKECLQIKIDDNEPHSKHRCISVPRALDTSDRGCNIKPVRQMIGVSSFIDASILYGSDLETSRSIRTFKNGKLKRQLGPNGKSYLPNVKKATEHCNVTFDSTVCYVTGDQRVNVQPDMAVVTILFMRLHNYLCDELKSLNPKWDDERIYQEARRLLIAMHQHVTYNELVPVILGRDFSRENYLLPLTKGFDDSYDQYLNPTTITSFTAAAFRSLHSSIRGFIELVSEARKITSKIRLSDYFFKPDIVQKQDNYDSFTRGLLTQKAQEVDQYFTEEVSELAVRIPDRHQHIDLASVDLERGRDYGEPSYNKFRQLCGLSEAKTFDYLVDQMDKKSVDALSKIYEHVDDVDYYVGGLLEKSKPGSMLGHTFQCVVGEMFFRLKYGDRFYYEFGNQIGSFKLDQLDEIRKTSLGLIVCITSDIYSVQKNMFEVLSSRNPLVSCNSIPKLNLSAWKEE; this is encoded by the exons ATGGAGAGAGTTACAATTTTGTTAGTCTTACTTGTGGGTTTATTGTGTGATTgtgacaattttcaaaatgaaagAAATAAACCCAATGcat ataCTTATGATCTACCGAAAACACGTGCAAGaaacgaaataattaaaaccaacAACATTCAAAGTGAAGAGACACAAAATTTTACAATGAGCGATGAACTATTATTAGATCAATGTCCTTCTAAGATAcc GTCTTTAATGGATCCTTCAATGTCCATTGGATTTTTACAACCACAAGAAGTTAGCCTCGCAGATCAATGTTTTCCTAGGCCacattgtgatttttttaatccatTTAGGACCATGGATGGgagttgtaataatttacaatacccAACTTGGGGACAAGCTAACACAGCAAGCACAAGAATTATTCAAGCTAATTATTCTGatg gttaCGCCCAACCAAGAAAATCAATATCGGGTCGCGAATTGCCAAATGCccgaaaaatacgtaaatctATATTAGAAGACATTGACAAAACCtcatcgaaaaataatttatttgtcatGCAATATGCTCAAATTGTTACGCATGATATAGAATTCACCTTACTCAAAGAGTCAG gatCTAATGGCCCGCTAAAGTGTTGCAATGAGGATGGTTCTACACCGGAAATTCTACCAAAAGAATGCCTACAGATTAAAATCGACGATAATGAACCACATTCAAAACACCGGTGCATATCCGTTCCTAGAGCGCTTGACACATCAGATCGGGgttgtaatattaaaccaGTCAGACAA atgatTGGGGTGTCCAGTTTTATTGACGCATCGATATTATATGGATCTGACCTTGAAACATCGCGTTCTAtaagaacatttaaaaatggtaaGCTCAAACGGCAGTTGGGACCTAATGGGAAATCTTATCTGCCCAATGTAAAAAAAGCGACAGAACATTGCAACGTCACTTTTGATAGCACAGTATGTTATGTTACAG gtGACCAAAGAGTTAACGTACAACCAGATATGGCAGttgttacaattttatttatgagacTACATAACTATTTATGTGATGAGCTTAAAAGCTTAAATCCCAAGTGGGATGATGAGCGAATATACCAAGAAGCCAGGAGATTACTCATTGCAATGCATCAGCATGTTACATATAATGAACTTGTTCCAGTAATTTTAG GAAGAGATTTTTCTAGAGAAAACTATTTACTACCGTTGACTAAAGGATTTGACGATAGCTacgatcaatatttaaatcctACTACAATAACTAGTTTTACAGCAGCTGCGTTCAGATCACTGCATAGCTCTATACGAGGATTTAttga ATTAGTGAGTGAAGCCCGAAAAATAACTTCAAAAATACGATTGagcgattatttttttaaacccgACATAGTACAAAAACAAGATAATTATGATAGCTTCACTAGAGGATTACTAACGCAAAAAGCACAAGAAGTAGATCAATATTTCACGGAAGAG gTTAGTGAACTTGCTGTCAGAATACCTGACAGACATCAACATATAGACTTGGCCAGCGTAGACTTGGAACGCGGTAGAGATTACGGAGAGCCATCCTACAATAAATTTAGACAACTCTGTGGATTGAGTGAGGCCAAAACATTTGATTATTTGGTCGACCAAAtggataaaaaa AGCGTTGATGCGTTATCAAAGATCTATGAACACGTGGACGATGTTGACTATTACGTGGGTGGTCTCTTGGAAAAATCAAAGCCGGGATCTATGTTAGGCCATACGTTCCAATGTGTTGTTGGAGAAATGTTTTTCAGATTAAAGTATGGTGAtcgattttattatgaatttggcAATCAGATCGGttcttttaaattag ATCAACTCGATGAAATAAGAAAAACGTCATTAGGACTCATCGTGTGTATAACATCAGACATTTATtctgtacaaaaaaatatgtttgaagtACTCAGCAGTCG
- the LOC113551355 gene encoding serine/threonine-protein kinase Nek8 isoform X1: protein MDYNLYYGVKSNRLLIVSNRAPEFTTAVKNTLPGVFVVRYNYDTSSLDDIISKVDDKMQHRKVKSIAILMHSDETQFYICSTNEKVLNGDSLIDDPDINYFLKSLADYCHRGSSRLDFFNSRLASNCVKYQLCLALRQLTQCDVGIWPDLMGEEFNGELYFSSSDIRPTKTALDGYQRIRTVGKGAFGVATLYRNTNKNNLVVIKQINMLDMTAQERQLALNEAKVLSLLNHPYIISYYGSFEMDGVLMIEMEYADGGTLAEYLIGRNSNLLPERQILEMFLQMSEAIQCIHQRNILHRDLKTTNVFLTKKRKVKLGDFGISKIMTTKLQALTVVGTPYYISPEMCEGKQYDQKSDIWALGCILYEMTSLQRTFDASNLPALIHFITKENFAPIPLCYSLNLKKLVNDLLQKDPLRRPDANYLVETVPDFIDFITDSNWIQESSELELSNDDLLNRSVVYQFSSPTNLTPVQLPFRVQIVQLAVSQTHFVALTSDYSIFTWGEDKHGQLGHGEETPWKNDPQCVVSLLDKHITQVGAGQHFSVFVSSTGLVMTTGDGKYGALGHGDWNSVSRPKLIDFLLKVDVVKMSCGNYHLAVLTNEGQLYTWGRGNHGQLGLGNLQDCCFPILVNWPFNEEIASIQCGPECTAVITDNQNVYACGLNKCNKLGLNRPSLFKLKFKEVPFESLFTKIKFLEGLRVTYVCFGECHSAAITAQGHVVIWGSNIYSQRGKLRVSQNKPNLLQLPGYSKAQIIDCGPTYTLIGTDDNAVVFCGTRFSMDTKALTQMTSMFTSEVIARPKVILGLYATDEQIDKGQLLVLNSLQAVGHNLMITVDTFLRVNS, encoded by the exons ATggactataatctatattatggtGTGAAATCCAATCGCTTATTGATAGTTTCTAACCGAGCACCGGAATTCACGACGGCAGTGAAAAATACCTTACCTGGTGTATTTGTAGTGAGATATAACTATGATACATCATCACTGGACGACATTATTT cAAAAGTAGATGACAAAATGCAGCATCGAAAAGTGAAAAGTATTGCTATTCTTATGCATTCAGATGAAACACAATTCTATATTTGTTCAACAAATGAAAAA gtcCTAAATGGAGATAGTTTAATCGACGATccagatataaattattttttgaagtcATTGGCGGATTATTGTCACCGAGGATCGTCGAGACTAGACTTTTTCAATAGCCGTTTGGCTTCGAATTGTGTAAAGTACCAACTGTGCTTAGCTCTGCGGCAGTTGACtcag TGCGACGTAGGCATATGGCCAGATTTAATGGGAGAAGAATTTAATggcgaattatattttagttcatCCGATATACGACCTACCAAAACTGCTTTAGACGGTTATCAACGAATTCGAACTGTTGGGAAAG GAGCGTTTGGGGTGGCGACTTTATATcgaaacacaaataaaaataatttagtggtGATTAAGCAGATCAACATGTTAGATATGACTGCTCAAGAGAGACAGCTTGCTTTGAACGAAGCGAAAGTCTTATCGTTACTCAATCATCCCTATATAATAAg ctaCTATGGGAGTTTTGAAATGGATGGTGTTCTCATGATTGAAATGGAATATGCAGATGGTGGTACTTTAGCAGAGTATTTGATTGGTCgtaattctaatttattaccCGAAAGAcaaattttagaaatgtttttACAAATGTCTGAAGCGATTCAATGCATTCATcaacgtaatattttacatag GGATTTAAAGACAACAAATGTTTTCCTGACAAAAAAACGTAAAGTGAAGTTAGGTGATTTtggtatttcaaaaataatgactACGAAGTTACAAGCGTTGACAGTAGTTGGAACGCCATATTACATAAGTCCAGAAATG tgcGAGGGTAAACAATATGATCAAAAATCAGATATTTGGGCATTAGGTTGCATATTATACGAGATGACGAGTCTTCAACGTACTTTTGATGCTTCCAATTTACCAGcgttaattcattttataacaaaa GAAAATTTTGCACCAATACCATTatgttattcattaaatttaaaaaaactagtgAATGATTTACTGCAAAAAGATCCGCTTCGAAGACCCGATGCTAATTATTTAGTCGAAACAGTACCAGatttcattgattttataaccGATTCCAACTGGATCCAAGAAAGTAGTGAACTTGAATTGAGTAACGACGATTTACTAAACAG aTCAGTAgtatatcagttttcgtctCCAACAAATTTGACACCCGTCCAATTACCGTTTAGAGTCCAAATCGTACAGCTTGCAGTGAGTCAAACACATTTCGTTGCTCTTACGAGTG ATTACTCAATTTTCACTTGGGGTGAAGACAAACACGGACAGTTGGGTCACGGCGAAGAAACGCCATGGAAAAACGATCCGCAATGCGTCGTCTCTTTATTGGATAAACACATTACCca AGTCGGAGCAGGGCAACATTTTAGTGTTTTTGTTAGTAGCACAGGTCTCGTGATGACCACCGGTGATGGTAAATATGGCGCTCTCGGCCACGGTGATTGGAACAGCGTTTCCAGACCAAAACTTATAG actttttattaaaagtagaCGTGGTGAAAATGTCTTGTGGCAACTATCACTTAGCGGTATTGACGAATGAAGGTCAACTTTACACTTGGGGTCGTGGAAATCACGGGCAACTAGGGCTGGGAAACTTACAAGACTG TTGTTTTCCGATTTTGGTCAATTGGCCTTTCAACGAGGAAATTGCATCAATCCAATGTGGTCCCGAATGCACGGCTGTAATTACGGACAATCAAAACGTGTATGCGTGTGGACtgaataaatgcaataaactTGGTCTGAACCGACCGTCTTTATTTAAActcaaa tttaaagaaGTGCCGTTTGAAAgtttatttaccaaaataaaattcttagaAGGATTACGAGTTACTTATGTGTGTTTTGGTGAGTGCCACAGTGCCGCTATAACCGCACAAGGTCACGTGGTCATTTGGGGAAGTAACATTTATTCCCAACGAGGAAAATTGCGTGTGTCTCAAAACAAGCCGAATCTACTCCAGTTGCCTGGTTACAGCAAAGCACaa ATTATCGACTGTGGACCaacatatacattaattgGTACAGACGACAATGCTGTAGTGTTTTGCGGTACACGCTTTTca atgGACACCAAAGCCCTCACTCAAATGACTTCAATGTTTACTTCAGAAGTCATTGCTAGGCCGAAAGTGATACTTGGGTTATATGCCACTGATGAACAAATTGATAAGGGCCAGTTATTGGTACTTAATTCACTTCAAGCAGTTGGTCATAACTTAATGATAActgttgatacatttttaagggttaatagttaa
- the LOC113551355 gene encoding serine/threonine-protein kinase Nek8 isoform X2 → MGEEFNGELYFSSSDIRPTKTALDGYQRIRTVGKGAFGVATLYRNTNKNNLVVIKQINMLDMTAQERQLALNEAKVLSLLNHPYIISYYGSFEMDGVLMIEMEYADGGTLAEYLIGRNSNLLPERQILEMFLQMSEAIQCIHQRNILHRDLKTTNVFLTKKRKVKLGDFGISKIMTTKLQALTVVGTPYYISPEMCEGKQYDQKSDIWALGCILYEMTSLQRTFDASNLPALIHFITKENFAPIPLCYSLNLKKLVNDLLQKDPLRRPDANYLVETVPDFIDFITDSNWIQESSELELSNDDLLNRSVVYQFSSPTNLTPVQLPFRVQIVQLAVSQTHFVALTSDYSIFTWGEDKHGQLGHGEETPWKNDPQCVVSLLDKHITQVGAGQHFSVFVSSTGLVMTTGDGKYGALGHGDWNSVSRPKLIDFLLKVDVVKMSCGNYHLAVLTNEGQLYTWGRGNHGQLGLGNLQDCCFPILVNWPFNEEIASIQCGPECTAVITDNQNVYACGLNKCNKLGLNRPSLFKLKFKEVPFESLFTKIKFLEGLRVTYVCFGECHSAAITAQGHVVIWGSNIYSQRGKLRVSQNKPNLLQLPGYSKAQIIDCGPTYTLIGTDDNAVVFCGTRFSMDTKALTQMTSMFTSEVIARPKVILGLYATDEQIDKGQLLVLNSLQAVGHNLMITVDTFLRVNS, encoded by the exons ATGGGAGAAGAATTTAATggcgaattatattttagttcatCCGATATACGACCTACCAAAACTGCTTTAGACGGTTATCAACGAATTCGAACTGTTGGGAAAG GAGCGTTTGGGGTGGCGACTTTATATcgaaacacaaataaaaataatttagtggtGATTAAGCAGATCAACATGTTAGATATGACTGCTCAAGAGAGACAGCTTGCTTTGAACGAAGCGAAAGTCTTATCGTTACTCAATCATCCCTATATAATAAg ctaCTATGGGAGTTTTGAAATGGATGGTGTTCTCATGATTGAAATGGAATATGCAGATGGTGGTACTTTAGCAGAGTATTTGATTGGTCgtaattctaatttattaccCGAAAGAcaaattttagaaatgtttttACAAATGTCTGAAGCGATTCAATGCATTCATcaacgtaatattttacatag GGATTTAAAGACAACAAATGTTTTCCTGACAAAAAAACGTAAAGTGAAGTTAGGTGATTTtggtatttcaaaaataatgactACGAAGTTACAAGCGTTGACAGTAGTTGGAACGCCATATTACATAAGTCCAGAAATG tgcGAGGGTAAACAATATGATCAAAAATCAGATATTTGGGCATTAGGTTGCATATTATACGAGATGACGAGTCTTCAACGTACTTTTGATGCTTCCAATTTACCAGcgttaattcattttataacaaaa GAAAATTTTGCACCAATACCATTatgttattcattaaatttaaaaaaactagtgAATGATTTACTGCAAAAAGATCCGCTTCGAAGACCCGATGCTAATTATTTAGTCGAAACAGTACCAGatttcattgattttataaccGATTCCAACTGGATCCAAGAAAGTAGTGAACTTGAATTGAGTAACGACGATTTACTAAACAG aTCAGTAgtatatcagttttcgtctCCAACAAATTTGACACCCGTCCAATTACCGTTTAGAGTCCAAATCGTACAGCTTGCAGTGAGTCAAACACATTTCGTTGCTCTTACGAGTG ATTACTCAATTTTCACTTGGGGTGAAGACAAACACGGACAGTTGGGTCACGGCGAAGAAACGCCATGGAAAAACGATCCGCAATGCGTCGTCTCTTTATTGGATAAACACATTACCca AGTCGGAGCAGGGCAACATTTTAGTGTTTTTGTTAGTAGCACAGGTCTCGTGATGACCACCGGTGATGGTAAATATGGCGCTCTCGGCCACGGTGATTGGAACAGCGTTTCCAGACCAAAACTTATAG actttttattaaaagtagaCGTGGTGAAAATGTCTTGTGGCAACTATCACTTAGCGGTATTGACGAATGAAGGTCAACTTTACACTTGGGGTCGTGGAAATCACGGGCAACTAGGGCTGGGAAACTTACAAGACTG TTGTTTTCCGATTTTGGTCAATTGGCCTTTCAACGAGGAAATTGCATCAATCCAATGTGGTCCCGAATGCACGGCTGTAATTACGGACAATCAAAACGTGTATGCGTGTGGACtgaataaatgcaataaactTGGTCTGAACCGACCGTCTTTATTTAAActcaaa tttaaagaaGTGCCGTTTGAAAgtttatttaccaaaataaaattcttagaAGGATTACGAGTTACTTATGTGTGTTTTGGTGAGTGCCACAGTGCCGCTATAACCGCACAAGGTCACGTGGTCATTTGGGGAAGTAACATTTATTCCCAACGAGGAAAATTGCGTGTGTCTCAAAACAAGCCGAATCTACTCCAGTTGCCTGGTTACAGCAAAGCACaa ATTATCGACTGTGGACCaacatatacattaattgGTACAGACGACAATGCTGTAGTGTTTTGCGGTACACGCTTTTca atgGACACCAAAGCCCTCACTCAAATGACTTCAATGTTTACTTCAGAAGTCATTGCTAGGCCGAAAGTGATACTTGGGTTATATGCCACTGATGAACAAATTGATAAGGGCCAGTTATTGGTACTTAATTCACTTCAAGCAGTTGGTCATAACTTAATGATAActgttgatacatttttaagggttaatagttaa